The Nitrososphaerota archaeon genome includes a region encoding these proteins:
- a CDS encoding SIMPL domain-containing protein (The SIMPL domain is named for its presence in mouse protein SIMPL (signalling molecule that associates with mouse pelle-like kinase). Bacterial member BP26, from Brucella, was shown to assemble into a channel-like structure, while YggE from E. coli has been associated with resistance to oxidative stress.): protein METKTIFLGTTVALLVALAATLGVLLTATPTTVSPGTSGKTDLTSSPLANTNLQTGKTSSAPAIGQSTTTDLNIISVSGTGTVGVQPDRAKIQMAIVTEAATAEKASAQNADNFNALLKALLAAGIPKDQIETIQYSIYPVYDYSQANRNPFITGYRATHLIVVTVIPTQSSDLGKATGTIIDTAVSAGVNQITTITFTVSDQKIKDLRNQALTAAVTDARSKADSMAKALGVTILGVHQASESSYTPVPVMYAGPADIAGKAASTELVPGEMKVTASVSIVYEIGQ from the coding sequence ATGGAAACTAAAACCATTTTCCTCGGAACAACAGTAGCATTACTCGTCGCACTAGCTGCAACACTAGGAGTCCTCTTAACGGCCACACCTACAACGGTGTCACCAGGGACATCCGGCAAAACCGATCTCACATCATCACCATTAGCAAACACCAACCTACAGACAGGTAAAACGAGCTCCGCACCGGCCATCGGCCAATCCACCACCACAGACCTGAACATAATCAGCGTCTCCGGAACAGGCACGGTTGGAGTCCAGCCGGATCGAGCTAAGATACAGATGGCGATAGTCACAGAAGCAGCCACCGCTGAGAAGGCGTCAGCGCAAAACGCAGATAACTTCAACGCGCTTCTAAAGGCACTTCTCGCTGCAGGTATCCCTAAAGACCAGATAGAGACAATACAATACAGCATTTACCCAGTCTACGATTACAGCCAAGCCAACAGGAACCCGTTCATCACCGGGTACAGAGCAACTCATCTCATCGTCGTGACGGTGATACCTACTCAAAGCAGTGATTTGGGCAAAGCCACCGGAACAATCATCGACACAGCGGTCTCAGCAGGCGTAAACCAGATAACCACAATCACGTTCACCGTCTCTGATCAGAAGATCAAAGATCTGCGGAACCAAGCGTTGACAGCTGCCGTTACCGATGCGCGCTCAAAGGCTGACTCTATGGCGAAAGCTCTAGGAGTCACCATACTCGGCGTACATCAAGCAAGCGAGAGCAGCTACACACCGGTACCCGTTATGTATGCAGGACCGGCAGACATAGCAGGCAAAGCAGCAAGTACCGAGTTAGTTCCGGGAGAAATGAAAGTAACGGCTTCGGTCAGCATCGTCTACGAGATAGGTCAGTAA
- a CDS encoding diphthine--ammonia ligase, with protein MASKVGVLYSGGKDSTYAAYLAHRQGHTLSCFITIKPESSESYLFHFPNAGWTHLQAESVGVPLITAEIRRVGEGEAYDLDEVLEAAKKQYGFDGLVTGGLASQYQKDRFEKSCIRVGLTPVSPLWQIDPESYMRSIVRAGFKVIVTGVAAEGLTEAWLGRVIDEVMVDELVKLHRRVGVHIGFEGGEAETFVLDCPLFKRRVVVLDAVRHWFGDRGFLEILDARLVEKGADSV; from the coding sequence TTGGCGTCGAAGGTTGGTGTTCTCTACTCAGGCGGGAAAGATAGTACATATGCCGCGTATCTTGCGCATCGGCAGGGTCACACTCTGTCCTGCTTCATTACAATAAAGCCTGAAAGCTCTGAGAGCTATCTATTCCACTTCCCGAACGCAGGTTGGACACATCTACAGGCTGAATCTGTAGGAGTGCCACTTATCACAGCTGAAATTAGGCGGGTGGGAGAAGGTGAAGCATACGATCTTGACGAGGTTCTTGAGGCGGCGAAAAAACAGTATGGGTTTGACGGGCTTGTTACAGGCGGGCTTGCTAGTCAGTATCAGAAGGATCGGTTCGAGAAGTCCTGTATCCGTGTAGGTTTGACCCCTGTTTCTCCTCTTTGGCAGATTGATCCAGAATCGTATATGCGGAGTATTGTTCGCGCCGGCTTCAAGGTTATTGTTACAGGTGTTGCTGCGGAGGGGCTTACTGAAGCGTGGCTGGGCCGAGTTATTGATGAAGTGATGGTTGATGAGCTTGTGAAGCTGCATAGACGTGTAGGTGTGCATATTGGTTTTGAAGGTGGGGAGGCTGAGACCTTTGTTCTCGACTGCCCGCTTTTCAAACGTAGGGTTGTGGTGCTGGATGCTGTGCGGCACTGGTTTGGTGATCGAGGCTTCCTTGAGATCCTTGACGCTCGGCTGGTGGAGAAGGGCGCAGATTCTGTTTAG
- a CDS encoding sulfite exporter TauE/SafE family protein — MVSDLVSLAYPFVMGVFVMLSPCGYALIPGYITYYLGSEITISRALKGGIVSTIGLITVYAAVGTSITVIGGLIKPYITLLTVFSGVMMIILGVLMIANVQLPFAYQIISSERKGLRGFFVYGIAYGLAAAGCTAPLFFSVVLLAFTRSGPFDGVITLILYAIGVGVPLIITSVLVAMAKRPLLAKIQNLTPLLHKISGVVMILGGVYLIYLYYTSGLAALL, encoded by the coding sequence ATGGTTTCAGACTTAGTTTCGCTTGCATATCCCTTCGTAATGGGGGTGTTTGTTATGCTTTCACCCTGCGGGTACGCGCTTATCCCCGGCTACATCACTTACTATCTCGGCTCCGAAATAACTATCTCCCGCGCCTTGAAAGGGGGAATTGTGTCAACAATCGGCCTCATCACGGTTTACGCGGCCGTAGGAACCAGTATAACTGTGATAGGCGGGTTAATCAAGCCTTACATTACTCTGCTAACGGTTTTCTCCGGAGTCATGATGATTATCCTAGGTGTTCTGATGATTGCCAACGTACAGCTTCCCTTCGCCTACCAAATAATATCCTCTGAAAGGAAAGGGTTACGCGGCTTCTTCGTCTACGGGATAGCTTACGGTTTGGCTGCGGCAGGATGCACTGCCCCGCTCTTCTTCTCAGTTGTTCTCTTAGCCTTCACCCGTTCAGGACCCTTCGACGGAGTCATCACTCTAATCCTGTACGCGATAGGCGTCGGGGTTCCGCTGATAATCACAAGCGTACTTGTAGCAATGGCTAAACGGCCGCTTCTGGCAAAAATACAGAACCTGACCCCACTGCTACACAAAATCAGCGGCGTAGTTATGATCCTAGGCGGAGTGTATCTAATCTATCTATACTACACGTCAGGCTTAGCAGCCTTACTGTAA
- a CDS encoding PspC domain-containing protein has product MTAPSETPPVKRIYRSRTDKMIAGVCGGIAEYFNIDPTLVRLAFVVLLFANGIGLLVYIIAAIVIPLNPTTVPSRGPPVEIPIAGNAVNVLVLVVGVLILLLGVASLISLYVGLAWSPWTILGFVGQVFWPLSLIAVGVIVLFIALSSGRRKV; this is encoded by the coding sequence TTGACCGCCCCAAGTGAAACGCCGCCGGTTAAGCGTATATACAGATCCCGAACCGACAAGATGATCGCAGGTGTCTGCGGAGGCATTGCGGAGTACTTTAACATAGACCCGACGCTTGTCCGACTGGCTTTCGTCGTCCTACTATTCGCTAATGGCATCGGGTTATTAGTATACATCATAGCGGCAATAGTTATTCCATTAAACCCAACCACTGTGCCTTCGAGAGGTCCGCCGGTTGAGATTCCTATAGCGGGTAACGCCGTGAACGTTTTAGTGCTCGTGGTAGGAGTGCTTATCTTGCTCCTCGGAGTAGCAAGTCTCATATCGCTCTACGTGGGATTAGCGTGGAGCCCCTGGACCATCCTCGGCTTCGTAGGACAAGTATTCTGGCCGCTTTCACTGATAGCAGTAGGCGTCATAGTGCTATTCATCGCGCTCAGCTCCGGCCGAAGAAAAGTATAG